In Scyliorhinus canicula chromosome 8, sScyCan1.1, whole genome shotgun sequence, one DNA window encodes the following:
- the plaa gene encoding phospholipase A-2-activating protein, translating into MWKAGRCERSFTGHNDCVRGLAILNELEFLSCSNDATIRRWQISGQCLHIYYGHTNYIYCLSVFPNGEDFVTTGEDRSLRIWKDGECTQTIRLPAQSVWSCCVLDNGDVVVGSSDGIIRVFTEAEERTATAEEIQTYENELSSATIDPKSGDLGDININELPGREHLDEPGTREGQTRLIRVGDSVHAYQWSVDGRWLKIGDVVGSSGGTQKSSGKVLYEGKEFDYVFTIDINEGGPSMKLPYNITDDPWLVAHNFLQKNDLNPMFLDQVANFIIENSKGHTLGSTGTGVSDPFTGSGRYIPGTGLGTGGTSGVDPFTGSGRYVPGTVPSNLAPSAGGDPFTGGNAYVSDDGHAATVPSNPYFPKKDPVTFDQANVTQIIGKLKELNERTSAEQKLAEDDLQVLEKFISVVSSPSALETPTSQQLEILWKAAQWPEDIVFPVLDILRLAMRHPAVNEHFCSGNYSTQFSNYLLNKINLQGKPANQMLVLRTVCNCFSTPSYGSKLMMSLRETVLSQAIEMRSTSNKNVHIALSTLILNYAVNLHAGNDIEGKANCLSIISVAIEALQDYEAIFRLLVALGTIISNDPNALQLAQSLGVDSQIRKYSSISDPAKVGDCCRFVLKVL; encoded by the exons GTCATAACGACTGTGTTAGAGGACTGGCCATTTTGAATGAATTAGAGTTCCTGTCTTGCAGTAACGATGCCACTATTCGCCGATGGCAAATCTCTGGGCAGTGTTTGCACATTTATTATGGACATACAAATTATATCTATTGCTTATCAGTCTTCCCAAATGGAGAAG ATTTTGTTACTACAGGGGAAGATCGATCCTTAAGAATTTGGAAGGATGGAGAGTGTACTCAAACTATCAGGCTGCCAGCTCAGTCTGTCTGGTCCTGCTGTGTACTGGATAATGGCGATGTTGTTGTGGGTTCAAG TGATGGCATAATAAGAGTGTTCACTGAGGCTGAAGAGCGGACGGCCACTGCAGAAGAGATCCAAACCTATGAGAATGAATTGTCCAGTGCAACTATTGACCCTAAATCGGGAGATTTGGGAGATATAAATATTAATGAACTTCCAGGAAGAGAACACCTTGATGAACCTG gcACAAGGGAAGGTCAAACACGGCTGATTAGAGTTGGAGATTCTGTTCATGCTTATCAGTGGAGTGTTGATGGGCGATGGTTAAAGATTGGTGATGTGGTGGGTTCATCAGGTGGAACCCAGAAATCCTCAGGAAAAGTTCTTTACGAAGGCAAA GAGTTTGATTATGTGTTTACAATTGATATTAATGAGGGTGGACCTTCTATGAAACTGCCTTACAATATCACTGATGATCCATGGCTTGTTGCCCACAATTTCTTACAAAAGAATGACCTGAACCCAATGTTTCTAGATCAGGTTGCAAATTTTATTATTGAGAACTCAAAAGGACATACACTTGGATCAACAGGCACAGGGGTTTCAGACCCTTTTACAG GTTCAGGTCGCTATATACCAGGGACTGGCTTAGGCACTGGAGGCACGAGTGGAGTAGATCCATTTACAG GATCTGGTCGCTATGTACCTGGCACTGTACCATCTAATTTGGCTCCTTCTGCAGGTGGTGATCCTTTTACAG GAGGAAATGCCTATGTTTCTGATGACGGACATGCAGCTACTGTACCCAGTAACCCCTACTTTCCAAAAAAAGACCCTGTCACATTTGATCAGGCAAATGTAACCCAGATAATAG GGAAACTAAAGGAACTGAATGAGAGGACATCTGCTGAACAGAAACTAGCTGAAGATGACCTGCAAGTGCTTGAGAAGTTTATTTCTGTTGTCtcttctccttctgcactagaaaCCCCAACATCACAGCAGTTAGAAATTTTATGGAAAGCTGCTCAGTGGCCTGAAG ATATTGTGTTTCCTGTGCTGGATATTCTTCGTCTAGCTATGAGACACCCAGCAGTCAATGAACATTTCTGCAGTGGAAACTATAGCACACAGTTCAGCAACTACCTCTTAAACAAAATCAATCTGCAGGGAAAACCAGCAAATCAAATGCTTGTTCTCCGAACAGTCTGCAACTGTTTTTCTACCCCATCGTATGGTTCAAAGCTCATGATGTCCTTGAGAGAGACCGTACTTTCCCAAGCAATTGAAATGAGATCAACGAGCAACAAGAATGTTCACATAGCACTGTCCACTTTGATATTAAACTATGCAGTAAATCTGCATGCAGGAAATGATATTGAAGGTAAAGCAAATTGTCTATCCATTATTAGTGTAGCCATAGAAGCTCTCCAAGATTATGAAGCTATTTTCAGACTTTTGGTGGCTCTCGGGACAATTATCAGTAATGATCCTAATGCCTTGCAGCTGGCTCAATCGTTGGGAGTTGATTCACAGATCCGAAAGTATTCTTCTATATCAGATCCAGCTAAAGTTGGTGACTGCTGTAGATTTGTTCTGAAGGTGCTGTGA